The Patescibacteria group bacterium genomic sequence TTTAAAAATATGACCCTGACCAATGCTTCAAAGAATATTTTAAAATTGAATTTTGATTTGCCCGCTTCCCGCTCGGTGAAGACGATCGGGATCTCTTTGACTTTATAACCCTGCTTTAGCGCCAGATAAGTCGTCTCGATCTGAAAAACATAGCCCTGGGAATCAAGCCGGTCTAAATCGATTTTTTCCAAAACAGCGCGGCGATAACATTTAAAACCGCCGGTCAGATCGCGAATCGGCACGGCTAAGATCGACCGGGCGTAAATATTGCCCAGCAAACTGACCAATCTTCTGGTTAATCCCCAATTCACTATTGCCCCGCCCTTAACGTAGCGCGAACCCAAAACCAGATCCGCGTCAT encodes the following:
- a CDS encoding polyprenol monophosphomannose synthase, with the protein product MKTIIVIPTYNEKNNLAGLVKEIFSLAMENLSVIIVDDNSPDGTGILADNLAEEMAGVEVIHRPIKSGLGSAYVAGFKLALACGADYIMEMDADFSHDCRYLPVFLREMNDADLVLGSRYVKGGAIVNWGLTRRLVSLLGNIYARSILAVPIRDLTGGFKCYRRAVLEKIDLDRLDSQGYVFQIETTYLALKQGYKVKEIPIVFTEREAGKSKFNFKIFFEALVRVIFLKFGNWRNAKRS